AAATCTGGTCTGCGTTCTAGGACACTGTGTAGTTACATATAAGGAACGTCATCAGGGTAGCACGATCTTTGTTGTTTTCGAGCATGTAACAAATGGTTCGTTGAGAGAACATTTGACAGGTAAATTcatacaaattgttttttaaacTTTTACGCCGATAGTTATATTTCTTACAAGAAATTTTAACTGTTTTTTCTGCTCAGATTGGAGAAGAAAAGATCGTCTAAAGTGGCCTCAGAGAATGACAATCTCAATGGGAATTGCAAGAGGAGTTCACTTCCTGCACACAGGAATTGTACCAGGAGTATTTGGAAATGAATTGAGTATTAAGAATATCTTGTTGGATGAAAGCCTCACTCCAAAAGTCAGCAACTATAGGATTCCCTTGCCTTACAAGGTAACTAATTGAGTATGCTAAGAAAATTACAGTTCAACTAATCAGCCTCATTTCATTAACTGTATTTCATCAACTGGTTAATTGGTTTTTACTTTGCAGGTAGACACCCCAAATGGCCAACATGCTGCAAACCCGGATAAGGATGACGTTTACCAAGTTGGTGTGATCCTGCTTGAGTTACTAACTGGTAGACAGATAACATCAGAAACCCAAGTCAATGAGTTAAAGCAAGAGGTACTTTCTTCTGCTCAGAACTTTCCTTACAGATGCTATTCTTTGTGAAAGGGATTTGATTCAATCATAACCAACTTGTCTTTTCTTATTGTTGGGCATCTTAATTTGATTTTGTAGCTGGAAAGGAGTTTAGCAGAATCAGCATCAGCACTTCAGCATGCGATTGACCTGTCAATGAGGGGTACATATGCATATCAGTCAATCAAAACAGCTGTTGAACTCGCTATCAACTGCCTGTGCAACGATCCAAGCAGACGGCCTCCAATGGAAGATGTTGTATGGCATTTGCAGTACTCGATTCAGGCACAACAAACATGGACCAGCAGTGGAAATCTTGCTCTTAATAGCGGAAATCTTGGGTTGCATAAGTGATGTATGCCTAAGTCCGTAAATATGAGTTAATTTCAACTTCACAAATCTCTGTATTCTGTAATATAGTAGTAGCCTTGTTCAAAAAAAGTTAATACTCCTATTACCTATTAGCTATTGGTACTTGTAAGTCGTAATAAAATGGGAATCCTGAAAATTTGCAAATAATATAGCAATCTATTTAATTAAGATCAACATGATGGAGTTCAAGCTACAAACAACATCGATGTTTCATGATTTTGCAGGAATGAGATCTTAGAACAAAATACTGATACAATGATTGAATAATGGCTCAAGTCTCATTGTCATGAGTGTCTTCGCTTGTTCAAAATCGAACCCATGACCTTGAGGGTTACAGAACAACCCCATTgcttcaattttatttttgttaatatttaggaAACTAATTATATTATATCTGAAATTTAACGGCTCTGTTCCATGGTTTACACAGTCACACGGCACGCCCCAAAACCGACCTCCCTTTGTGTTGATAAGATGGGATATTGGGTGCATTATCATGGGTCGTTACCAGACTTTGAGCATCATATGAaacaagaaacaaaaaaaaacaaaaattgtaGTGGTAGATATGTTGTGACAATAGCAAATAACGAGTACTATTCTACGCACATCACACATGGCAACCTACTATGACAGTCATCATTCCAGAGCAGGTTACTATACAACAACGATATTAACCAACTACTATGACATACAGAGAACTatacaacaacaattgggaggggactggaacctatccacccagaactcgcctgAATCCAGATTACCCTtaagggcatgcttggattgagggtaatgTATTAAAGGGTTAATAAAAGTCTAACTAAGGTAATTAAAGGTGATGATGAggggatgaagtggtggcaaagggaacaagctattgttggcaagaagaaaataaaagggaagggggaacaaataccctcatCATAGGAAgaatagttacccaccatcccactagggtgattattaccctcatatggggggtaattacttcccctcttcctcccttctcctcacaacaccaccactatcacgacttctcatcacaatactaccacaccaccctccttgcaaccacctcaattcaccttcattgtccttttattatggtgatttgacttttattacccccataattcattacacccaatccaagcgtgccctaagggtgaaccgtgtgctaacacacacacacacaaaaaaactaTACATCAGACAGTGGTATAAGCGAAATTTAGTCCCAGGTTTTAGATTACACCCCCAAGACTTTAACCATAACATTCGCCGGTCAGCTATAACAATTACCAATCACAGGACATAAACAATGGGTTTTAACTTTCAGAATTGGGAATTGTCTATGTTGATTATGAATttataatctataaattaacaaataGCATCTGGATTTGGGATAAGATCTCAATTCTCACACCTAAAGAACAATAAGAATTTTATTGCTAAGTCAAGATTCAAGCAGTAAGGCAACAATCTAACACAGTCTTGCTCAAATGAGCCATACATGCAACTTAAGGACCCAATTCTTCATTCTCAGATACAATGCATACACTTCATCAGCAGGGATTAATCAGCAGTCCAACTCTGCTCGACTATCTCACGCACTCTCCTATTATATTCACGCTTGTTCTCACTGAACATCCGTGCAGCTTCTGAATTTGCAGGAGAGTTTGGGTTCGGATCACATAGCAAAGACTGTAAACAACACACCAAGTCAGGTGAGTGAGGAAGGGATGAAACCCATATTGCTTAAGAAGCTGAATGACAAATATAACATACTTAGTATAGCATCAAATTAAGCAAAACAAAGGCATTAGTTGAGCTTTATTTTAGCTAGAAATGCAAGAATCACATATGAAGCTCAAACCACACCTAAAATTCATAGCGAGTAATAgaaaacaataacaacaacaagtCAACAAAGCACAATAGGTGCGAAAAAGATCCTCCGAAACCAGTTTTGCCTCTCTATCTGTGTAGGATGGCGGATAAACCATAAAAAAGGCTATCTTTATGTTCTCAAACTAGTTTATCATAAAATCTCAAAACCCCCTAACACAAAAAACCCTTGGTCTCTTGGTGCTACATTCTCTTGAACATTGACTCGAACAAGCTCTGTAACAAATATGAAGCTGTACTTATTTTATGATCAAAGCTTACTAACTTTTGATCGTCGAATTTAACGACGACACATTGAAATGGCCAAAACTTGCAAGGTTGACCTCAACATTCTATTTTGAGGCAAAAAGGGGTAGCATTTTCACCTCCTCTAAAAAAGTATCCAACAATTTATTTAATCTAGCGCATGTCCTGTTTGAAAAAAACCCCAACACGATTACTGCAAAGCATTAAAGGTTAAAATGATCCAAGTTGACTGCCAACACTTCCCTTGGTTTTTACAAAATGTTTCTTCTTGATACGGTCGTATAAAATAGATTCCAACCATTCTTATCCTACAAACCTTCAAAAAACAAGCATTCATGGAAAGCTTTTACACAAACCGACCTCAGTGAGTCTTCTGCAGCaactaaaatttaaaattaacacATTTAACATTGCAACTTCTTGTTAGAAAGTAATGCTCAAATTGCCAATCCTTAGTTTTGGGGACACGGTCAGTGTATGCATTTCGTCATTGGGTTTATGGGCAATTCCATTTTTTGCTTACGGTGCTAACTTTCAGTAATGTTGTGTGATTAATGAGCCTATAAAAGGTTTTGATATAGTATGTGATTACTTGAGAATGAATAGATTGCAAATACTCGTCATTTCctaatttattattcattattcaacAATTTGTGCCAAACCTTTTGTCTGAACTGGAATGAAAGAATAGATGGCTACTTAGAATTTCACGTGTTCACAGAGCATGGCGACTAGAAAGCAGGCAAGCACCATAGCATATATACTTTCATCTGAACCCAAAACATCCTACCTCGTTCAGCACAAAGTCTTTGCACCTAAGACCGACACCCATCAACAGCAGACCCTAAACCTCCTAGTACCGATTAAGCACAATTCTAACAAAAAATTAATTGAATCCTATTTGCGATTGTTCACTTAGAATTCTTTCCCCATGacaattttcctttttattcaaGGGCACTAGAAGAATTCATTAGCTTGATCCATTCTCAAACCTTATACGAGTAAATAAATCATCCTCGTAAAAAAAGATGTGTAAGAATAAAATAAGTAACTTGAAATAAGAGCACAAAGCACCACCGTCATAACAAATCAGCAGAAGATTTCTAGAAAGGTTCCTGAAGCTTTAGATGTCAATGAACAATAAAAATCCCACAGTAACTCCAATAAATAACTTTATGCCCCTCTAACAAACCATAGAAACTATTTCAAGTGTACTCCGTAGCATACAAGAAGCAATTGCAATTACGCATGCTTAGAAGGAACCGCAATTACAAAACCAAATATAAACCAACTGACCATGGAGGGCCTATAGTGGAGTCTTGGCCTAACAAGTTATATACTCacaaaagagaaaagaagaaaactCCAGAGTGACCACCCCAATAAAGACCAACAGACTCCAACCTTAGACAAATCAACCCTCTTAGGTCAATCTGATTACTAGATATACCTATTAAAAATTAATCGTCAGCCTTGCGGATCTTCATAACCCACTTCCTCAAAAGTTTCGTGGAAAATTGAAAGCAATATATACAACAAGGCACCGCAGTACACCTCTATTTCCAGCGAATTCTTAAGTTTTAAGGTCAATCTCATCCCATTTCCCATATTCAGGTTACTCGAGGAAGTGCACTTCTGAAAAACAAACACCCTTCTCATCTTCAGAGTTCAGAGTATCCtgtataaaaaaaatacctctcTATACTTGGAGGTTCTTAAAGCACTAGATAGAACGAGGATTCAAAAGCTAAAACTCTCCTATAGCTcgttacatacttacatgaacaTAGAGAAGTTCTTATACTCGAGCCACCATTACCAACTATTCTCTCAAATGCAACCAATGCACACTAACATATCATTCCATACTTCCAATATGTGAGAGGAACTGTATTGCCACAGGTATTAAGACTCAAAGAGAGGACTTATAAAACAAAAACGACACTACACTGTAAACAAAAACAGACTTATATTGCTATAGGTGGTCTGACTCAAAGAGAGGTAGACCACCTGCGATTGCAAATTGCACTACATGATTGAAGAATGAAGAACCCAAGTCCACATGTACAAATCAGAAatatttatttgaataaaaccaTTTCAACAcactttttcactctttctcaaAATGGATCAAAATGAACTGTTCAGTGAATCACAAGCATGGAAAAGAAAATACTAATTACTACTATAAACAAAAGATACTaattataaatatgtgcctaaaATCCCAAGAAATTCCTCAAGGCTAACTTGTTACCTGAATTGACGTTAGGATAGCAGCAACATCATAAATGGGACTCCATTGGTTTTGTAGGATGTCAAGACAGATACTTCCATCTGCATAAACTAATAAATTCCCACCCAAAAAAAACACACATACAGATAAGGTTAGAACAGGAAATTGGCAGGTTTGTTCACTTATATAAACCACAGGTACAGACAACCAAGTACATGCAAAAGAAAGTCAAAAGCAGCTAAAGAACCAAGTTACAGATGGATTTACTCCTTTCGGATCAAGAAATCAGCTTCAGCAagttgtttatttgaataagaAGAATAGGAAAATTGCAGCAAAAACCTTAAAATACATAAATCTTTTAGTAAGCTGAAGCCAACAAACTAAAATAAGAATAAAGTATAATTGCTGCTTTGCAACTAAGAAATAAGTATGAAGTTTTCAATCATCACATACTCCATGCAAGATCATCTTGAAACAATCATCATAAAACAAGCTAGTCGAAGTACAATGAAGCAACACACAGCATTTTTTTTATAGGTATTAGGTTACTTCCATGTATTATGATATAATCATATAAGGGTCAAAATCCTGCTTCAAATCAATTAACAAAATCCTGCCTCTACCTAAATATTCCATGATATTGTACCTTCAGCTGATGTAGACTGTATCACTTAAAAGCCTGATTCATTTAACATTCTTTTGCACAGGCACCTAAAAGTTAAAAAATTGTACTTCATCTATTTTTTATTAGTTGCAACACTTCCACTTTCGCACTTGCCAGTGTATAACTTCAACTTGATATCTTCAATTACCAAATACCAATAAGtaaaaattactccctccgtcccggaatacctgacctgttttccttatcgggccgtcccttaatacttgacctgtttctaaaaatggaaatattctaacaatattatattatttctcactccacccctattaacccacctaccccctactccatacaaaaaataattaaaaattcaactcctactctcccccaaccccacctcttaacccacctcccactaactacattaaaataataccccactatcaactactacctattaaattaaataagtcaattcaagtcccttaaactctatgccggtcaaaccgggtcgagtattccgggacggagggagtataaaaaagTTATATTGAGATGAATTTAACAAGATTTCAAATGACAATATTTTTTTACTTAAATATAAATCCCTAATGACAGTcaaattacattatgtgaatAGCGCAAAAAATTAGAAACATCACAACTAAacaaaaaatggaggaagtataacatAGATGTGATGGATTAACAGCgtttaaaacaaaaacaacgTGTGTGATACAATTATACAGAAAAAAGGCTCTAGCCTCCAGATAAAACATCAGGCACCAGAACTGGCACCTTACTATAACTAAGCAGAGCAGCAATAGCACACTGAGCAGTGAATACAACTAAAACATGAATAGTGTTATCAAACAGGACAACAAATATAGAATTAGTGACTTACTATTTGGGTGAAACATCCGGGACACAAAGCGGACTGTAGGAGGCTTATTTGGGTAGTCCTCAGAAAACTGCAGTGTCAATTTGAACGTGCCTGAAAATAATTACAGAAAATAAGTCGAGATAGAATGAGTACATAAAGTTATGCAAGTCTGTAAAATAACACCAACATACAGAATAATTTTGGAAACTTTTTGTTAAAAACAAACCAAAAGCTTCGTAAAGCACATCTCCAAAAGCCTTTTTCTCTAAAATACTCTATACATCTCTGACAATGAAAAAGCATTGTCCATTAATAACTAGATACGCCTTAGATCCTTTCCTCAATAGAACACATTTGCAATGCTACTATACACAGAGTAGGAAACGGTGAATAACTATTAAAACAACAAAACGACCACCAGGGACCAGCCAGATATACAAGAACATCATATCATTAACAAATACAAAGTAGAATGTTTTTTAATGAGTACAAAGACCATATATCCCATGAATAAGTCATCCACTCAGTTAGAGACTGGAGCAGTTAAGGAACAATATCAAAGCTTAATCATTATCGTGACTAAAAGTGAGAAGAAAAATAAAGTTAAGAAGGTCATTTCCATGTTCTAGGAGTGCTATTAACAGGGTGTGCAACAGAGTTTGCTGCATGGGTTGGTTTAATTGGGTTGTTAAGAAATATCACGTTCAAAAGATGTTTGTGGTGGTGATGCAAAGGTTATGGTTAAATGTATTATGAATGGTAAAAGATAAAATCGGAAAGAAGAGATCTTCTACACAACGGAATGTTGACAAGTGGCATAAAGTTTGGAACAACATATTCAGCATGTGTGGTTGTACACAGCAGAAGATATAAGTAAAGCCAACAAGCAAACTAAGAATCATAACCAAACTATGACATGAATAATCCACATGAACTCAAATTGCTTCAGAACTTCTGATTACCTCCATCCCAAGGGGTGTCATCAGGACTGCATTcaaatcaaaaaagaaaaagtaattAGACCAATGCGTATGCTTTGAGCTTGCAGATTAACAAATTCCACCAGAAAAAGATATGTAAATGATTTTAGCCTACCCGAATATAACAGCATTCCATAGCATAATGTTATTATCTTGGGGGGCACCACTAATCCCAGCTGGTGGGTCTTGCTGCAGGCGCTTGAAATCCCTCATCAATCTCTTCCTTGCAGGAGTTGACATCCTCACCGCCTAAAACATTGACCAAGGGAGTAACTTTAGAACAGCGAAAGCAAAAATGACTCTAAATATGTAAAGAGACTCTTCAATTTAACAAGAACTGTTTACTAGGATATAGCCAACCACGACAGAAAGCATTACATATATTCCTAAAATGACTATCCACTGAAAAACCACACCAAGTATTATGCAAACAAGAAAACCCTCAGCATAAAACGAAAGGGTAATATCACATTTATCAGGAAAGTTTTTCCCACGTTCCGGGTTAGTCTAATCATGATTACAAGAATTCATACTGAAGTAACTTCTTTCGCAATGAAAAGTCGCTCACTTTCTACAACCACTCAAATTCTTGTTCACACTTTATAATCATTGAAATGAAAAATTACAATCATACCTCAATACAAGCTAAAATTCGCTTACATAGAAATTGGAAATCACAATCTTTAGTGAAGTTTTCTGCATCTACGTCACAAAAGACTAATCAAATTTAAAACAATCATACTTAAACAACTTTCTTGCCAAAAGATTTGCTAACTATCCCACACCAATTAATTTCTCATTTGATAAACATAATAGCAACCCAATTGAAAGAATTAGCCCAAAtttcacaaaaataaataaatgaaacaGTAATTAAGATCTATAATAGGCTTCATAACCAACACATGTCAATTATTAAAGAAAAAGGTAGGGAAATTTGCAGCAACAGCAGAAAAGCGAATCAAGTTAGGGTTGAACAACAAGAACCTAATCAAAGAAAGTTTTCACAAAGACCACGACTAATTGTCACCCAATTTCAACAATTACTTGCAGAAAACCCCATAAAAATACGAATTCGAGAAAACTTAAACAAAAAAAGGGGGATTCAGAAAAAAGCAGCGAAATTGGATTTACCTGGGGAAGAAACTGCGGCGAGAAAAGGGGGAGAATTCACGAAAAGGACCTCAGAATTGGGGGAATATGGCGGAGAAAGAAGgaatttaggagagagaaagagagcagatgaagaagaagaatgaggaggtgagagagtacgCGGTGTTAGAAATGGAATTTCATTGATCGATTAGATTCGGTGTTAGACAGAAAGCGGGGAAAAGGAAAGCAGGAGAGAGAATATTGgaattacggagtatatagtACATGATGAACAAAGCATGTTGTAATACTCGTTGAGAAATGGAGTGctgtaatacggagtactatactATACTTGTATAGTGACGGAGCCGTGATTTTTAAGTTGGAATGTCTACatgttaataaaataatttattttatttatattaatttatggaatagtttttttttttatttgcaattTTCATATGTTTTAACTTCTTAGGGATTGAGCATTCTTGTTTGGTTGATCATAGGAAATTAGAATTTCCATGGAAAGTTCTACTTACCTAGGGAAGATTAGGTAAGCAACTTCCTCCATTTAAAGGGAAGTAGAACTTCTGAAGAGTATTACGGAGTACGATATTCTCGAGTCGAGTCGAGTCGAGAGTGCTTAGGCAGAAGATAACCTGTGAAGAAGGGAGTATCAGGTCAGCGTCCCCTACTTATACAATTTGCAAATTCTATCCACTAATTTTggctaatttatttttgatgaGATATTAAGTACGTAGTATATTTATTGGCAGTAATATCTTCCattcaattattattttctGCTTCTCATTTACGCTATCCGCCTATCTTTGTTGCGTATTTGTGTCATTTTTTTCCATTCCAAAAGAAAGTCAtagtttttttagttttttttaacataGGCTTAATATATTGCAGAAAATAAATAGGCATAGTAACGGAGAAGAATGTATCGATGAAAGGGTTATTCTTTTGTCATAGTAACGGAGAAGAATGTGTCAATGAAGGAGGTTATTCTTTTGGTCCAAAACTTTTGAATAAAGTGTGTTCCTCCGGGGATGGAAATAGAGCGGTGGTCATCACTGATTGGTGGACAAATAAAACGTGGTAAAACCACCCAACTACGGAGGTCCAAAAGGATAAGAGCGGTACAAAAACTTGTATAAGACCAACTTCATACCAAGTagttatactccgtatttttttaaataattatattttttaattaaacaattacTCAATGTGATTAAATagttagagcatctccaatggtggTAGCTACTAGCTAGGAACTTGATTGCAATTTGCAAAAGTCTCAAGCTACTAGCTTAACCATTGGAGTGATTTTGGTAAATTAGCTTGGCCCAAGCAAATTAGGAAAAATCTGCCCAATTGGAATGcaagttttaattaaaataaagtttaaattaaatgattaattgaaAAGTGAACCTAGTTTAATAACAAACTAGTTTGGTATATTAGCTTGCCATTATTGGGATATAAACtagctagaaaataaattaGCTTAAAATCTTAGTTGGCATGACAAGCTAATTTAATAATTAGCTTACTATTGAAGATGCTCTGattatattataatattattgATTCTATTATCCAATAAAATTGTTATACTTCTAAACAAATagttataatttttattcaaatagtTATCTTTTTTAATATTGACATCAACGGTCTTATGCATATGGCGGTCTCATAAGAGACATACTCTGGCGTTCATTTTAcaaagtttaattaaattagataTATGTAGGGAAtttctatagttgatgcttattaTTATACTAATGATATCATATCTGTTTATGGCTACCCtgatgttttaattatttttattccaaAAAAGTCTGGGAATAAAAAGTTGTGGAGAATTAAAACACATTTTGATGGTTGCTTAAGATCGTAATGAGCGTTGTCCTTCACACTTGCGGTAAGATGTTCAAACCTTTAAAACACCTTTTAATACTTCAACTAGTTTTTGGACTCGGGCGATGCCTCGGGCTACTACATTATTAATATTCACTTTTACttatattattttcttttgcaataataacatgaaacatgtaataACTTAGTGGTAAAacctttattgtttaaactcaaggtAAGGGGTTCGAACCTTACGCAAACAGACGCCTTGTTCTTTCTGGTCAAATACTCTTACTACCTCCGATTTTATATAATGTCAACTTCTGCTCAACCATAAGGTTCACCATTGATAACTCTCTTAAAAAAATTAGTCACCACGAACGTAAAAGAGTTATCTCAGCTCTTTCATTTGGTAAAGAGGCAAGTCCGActctaattaataaaatcattATGACCAAATCCATAGGTGTTGTACAAGATCAGATCACAGTAGTACTACATAGtattttcattatttatttttaaatcttTTCAATTGAAAAGTTCTTAACAGTAGTGTTAGTCAAGGTTTCTTGTGTTCCAAGTacattttattataattatatctAACTTAATAAAGAATATAATTAAGCAATACATTATctttaatttattgtttttggTTATTCTAAGGAAGTTTCCTCCTCCTACGTGCTAGCGACTACGAAGTACAGACtatataatacgaagtataggATTACTACTAATATAccacaaaacaaagagaaagaGACTTTCCATCCTTAGAATCAATTCCTAAATTTCCAGA
This sequence is a window from Spinacia oleracea cultivar Varoflay chromosome 1, BTI_SOV_V1, whole genome shotgun sequence. Protein-coding genes within it:
- the LOC110784470 gene encoding ubiquitin-conjugating enzyme E2 2; the encoded protein is MSTPARKRLMRDFKRLQQDPPAGISGAPQDNNIMLWNAVIFGPDDTPWDGGTFKLTLQFSEDYPNKPPTVRFVSRMFHPNIYADGSICLDILQNQWSPIYDVAAILTSIQSLLCDPNPNSPANSEAARMFSENKREYNRRVREIVEQSWTAD